One genomic region from Pecten maximus chromosome 5, xPecMax1.1, whole genome shotgun sequence encodes:
- the LOC117326928 gene encoding cysteine and histidine-rich domain-containing protein 1-like, which produces MATDSLVLCYNKGCGNRFNLQENKDGDCQYHPGGPVFHDALKGWSCCKKRSTDFSEFLSIPGCAKGKHNEVKPPEAEKPPKSDNEVIVCAPPRQPVKPKDPNDRPSIAEPKQKLKCVVGASLKTVLEKKLQELSLIQQNADTDGKSEEIKVGTSCKRNACKACYNGEDSNKEQCRYHPGIPVFHEGMKFWSCCQRKTSDFDNFLDQEGCEIGTHMWIVPESDKQKVACRTDWHQTPSTVTISVFAKVAVPDKCVIEANQVSCNIFITFDGGKSVYEKQTELREVIDPAKSDVKMLGTKVEINLRKADSCSWSTLEMPAKKAEDNSKVNDH; this is translated from the exons ATGGCAACAGACAGCTTAGTTTTGTGTTACAACAAAGGGTGTGGGAACCGATTTAACCTGCAAGAGAACAAAGATG GTGACTGCCAGTATCATCCTGGAGGGCCAGTATTCCATGATGCCTTGAAGGGTTGGTCCTGTTGTAAGAAACGAAGCACTGATTTCTCTGAATTCCTCAGTATTCCT GGTTGTGCAAAGGGAAAACATAATGAAGTGAAACCGCCAGAGGCAGAAAAACCGCCAAAATCTGACAATGAG GTGATTGTGTGTGCGCCGCCACGTCAGCCAGTGAAACCAAAAGATCCAAACGACAGACCGTCTATAGCGGAACCTAAACAGAAACTCAAGTGTGTTGTGGGCGCGTCACTAAAGACAGTCCTAGAAAAGAAACTTCAAGAACTCTCTCTGATTCAGCAGAATGCag ACACAGACGGAAAATCAGAGGAAATTAAAGTTGGAACATCTTGTAAAAGAAATGCTTGTAAAGCT TGTTACAATGGAGAAGACAGTAATAAAGAACAATGCCGGTATCATCCAGGAATACCTGTATTCCATGAAGG GATGAAATTTTGGTCCTGCTGCCAGAGAAAAACATCAGACTTTGACAATTTTCTTGACCAGGAAGGATGCGAGATTGGAACTCACATGTGGATCGTACCAGAG TCAGACAAACAGAAAGTAGCATGTCGGACAGACTGGCACCAGACTCCCTCCACTGTCACCATCTCCGTGTTTGCCAAAGTTGCGGTGCCAGATAAATGTGTCATCGAGGCCAATCAAGTTTCGTGTAACATCTTCATCACCTTTGACGGAGGAAAAAGTGTATATGAAAAACAGACAGAATTACGAGAG gTCATAGATCCTGCAAAGAGTGATGTGAAAATGCTTGGAACAAAAGTTGAAATTAATCTACGCAAGGCTGATAGTTGTAGCTGGTCTACCCTAGAAATGCCAGCCAAGAAGGCTGAGGACAATTCCAAAGTGAACGACCATTGA